A genomic window from Yoonia rosea includes:
- a CDS encoding DUF4167 domain-containing protein has translation MRSSKSRSRNKNRNNRPTGGNIINRVFDSSGPDGKVRGTPQQIIEKYNQLHRDAVLSGDRVDAENFAQHAEHYTRMLAEAQREVDAKREEQEEQNRQRQAERDRERQERLNAQEEAANAPLETDQPDHVHEGDSGLVETPEAKPKRPRQPRKPRKAPDEGPKSDSAPEAAE, from the coding sequence ATGAGATCATCTAAGTCACGGTCGCGAAATAAAAATCGCAACAACCGACCCACGGGCGGTAACATCATCAACCGGGTGTTTGACAGCTCGGGCCCTGATGGCAAAGTGCGCGGTACGCCGCAGCAAATTATTGAAAAATATAACCAACTTCACCGCGATGCCGTTTTGTCAGGCGACCGTGTGGATGCGGAAAACTTTGCCCAACACGCAGAGCACTACACGCGGATGCTGGCCGAGGCGCAGCGCGAAGTGGATGCAAAGCGCGAAGAACAGGAAGAACAGAACCGTCAGCGTCAGGCCGAGCGTGACCGCGAGCGTCAGGAACGTTTGAACGCGCAGGAAGAGGCCGCGAACGCGCCCTTGGAGACGGATCAGCCGGATCATGTGCACGAAGGTGACAGCGGCCTGGTGGAAACGCCCGAGGCCAAGCCCAAGCGCCCGCGTCAGCCGCGCAAACCGCGCAAGGCCCCCGATGAGGGGCCAAAGAGCGACAGCGCCCCAGAGGCTGCTGAATAA
- a CDS encoding GNAT family N-acetyltransferase, giving the protein MTISFQDGRYAARLARTDDDLVACHRLRHQCFFGGKGQDRDAYDAICAHVMVEDQAGRLVATARLLEIASGAEIGKCYAAGYYDLSGLATCAAPMIEVGRFCIAADARDADVLRVAWGALTGLVDARGIAVLFGCTSFAGTDPAPYGRAFQRLAARHLGPETLRPGPKAAEVVRFADIPCHGTVPMPPLLRTYLAMGGWVCDHAVIDRHMQTLHVFTCLEVASVPPARAAALRALAQTASLP; this is encoded by the coding sequence ATGACAATTTCGTTTCAGGACGGACGCTATGCGGCACGGTTGGCAAGAACCGATGATGATCTTGTTGCCTGTCACCGCCTGCGGCATCAGTGCTTTTTTGGCGGCAAGGGGCAGGACCGCGATGCCTATGATGCGATTTGCGCCCATGTGATGGTCGAGGATCAGGCGGGGCGGCTGGTGGCGACGGCACGGTTGCTTGAAATCGCGTCAGGGGCCGAGATCGGCAAGTGCTATGCGGCGGGGTATTATGATCTATCGGGGCTTGCGACCTGCGCCGCCCCGATGATCGAGGTGGGCCGCTTTTGTATTGCTGCTGATGCGCGTGATGCGGATGTTTTGCGCGTAGCGTGGGGGGCGTTGACCGGGCTGGTGGATGCGCGCGGTATCGCGGTCCTGTTCGGCTGTACCAGTTTTGCAGGTACCGATCCCGCGCCATACGGGCGGGCCTTTCAACGACTTGCCGCGCGTCATCTGGGGCCTGAAACCTTGCGCCCCGGCCCGAAAGCCGCAGAGGTCGTGCGCTTTGCCGATATCCCGTGCCATGGCACCGTGCCGATGCCGCCGCTTTTGCGCACCTATCTGGCCATGGGCGGCTGGGTCTGTGACCACGCGGTGATCGACCGGCATATGCAGACGCTGCATGTTTTCACCTGTCTTGAGGTCGCATCGGTGCCGCCTGCGCGTGCCGCTGCACTGAGGGCCCTTGCGCAGACAGCATCTCTGCCATAG
- the mazG gene encoding nucleoside triphosphate pyrophosphohydrolase, with the protein MPDDTLIHDPDGGMPRLLEIMRRLRDPDTGCPWDIAQDFASIAPYTIEEAYEVADAIARADWKDLEGELGDLLLQTVYHTQMGSEAGHFTFDSVVKAIADKMVARHPHVFGDESRDKSPAQQTQDWERIKAAERAGKAQTRTLDGIATGLPALTRAVKLQNRAARVGFDWPDTSHVIAKIVEEAGELVEARATLSQTEVAEEFGDLMFVVANLARHLDIDPETALRAANAKFTRRFEAVEDALKAKGKTPADSDLAEMDALWDQVKAAEKAR; encoded by the coding sequence ATGCCTGATGACACCCTGATCCATGATCCCGATGGCGGAATGCCGCGTCTGCTGGAAATCATGCGCCGCCTGCGTGATCCCGACACCGGCTGCCCTTGGGATATCGCACAGGATTTCGCCAGCATCGCCCCCTACACCATTGAAGAGGCCTATGAGGTCGCTGATGCCATCGCCCGCGCCGACTGGAAGGATCTTGAGGGTGAATTGGGCGATCTTCTGCTGCAAACCGTTTATCACACGCAGATGGGGTCCGAGGCGGGGCATTTCACCTTTGACAGCGTGGTCAAGGCGATTGCCGACAAGATGGTCGCGCGGCATCCGCATGTCTTTGGTGACGAATCGCGTGATAAAAGCCCCGCGCAACAAACCCAGGACTGGGAAAGGATCAAAGCCGCCGAACGCGCAGGCAAGGCCCAGACCCGCACGCTGGACGGTATCGCCACCGGCCTGCCCGCCCTGACCCGCGCGGTCAAACTGCAAAACCGGGCGGCCCGTGTGGGCTTTGACTGGCCCGACACATCCCATGTGATCGCCAAGATCGTAGAAGAGGCCGGTGAATTGGTCGAAGCGCGCGCGACCTTGTCCCAAACAGAGGTCGCCGAAGAATTCGGTGATCTGATGTTTGTGGTGGCCAATCTTGCCCGCCATCTTGATATCGATCCCGAAACCGCCCTGCGTGCCGCCAACGCCAAATTTACACGGCGCTTTGAGGCGGTAGAAGATGCATTGAAAGCAAAGGGTAAAACCCCCGCTGACAGCGATCTGGCCGAGATGGACGCGCTATGGGATCAGGTTAAAGCGGCCGAAAAGGCGCGTTGA
- the prfA gene encoding peptide chain release factor 1 — MIASDKIEQLIDRFQFLEAKMSSGAAGNDIAKLGKEYADLRPVVETVTAYKDLLAQIADAEAMLADPEMKELAEAELPDLKAALEASEHDVQLALLPKDAADGRPALLEIRPGTGGDEAGLFAADLLRMYQRYAEKQGWKFEILEESLSELGGVKEVVARVVGDGVFARLKYESGVHRVQRVPETESGGRIHTSAATVAVLPEAEDVDIEINANDLRIDTMRASGSGGQHVNTTDSAVRILHIPTGIIVVSSEKSQHRNREIAMQVLKTRLFDMERQRVDSQRSADRKSQVGSGDRSERIRTYNFPQGRLTDHRINLTLYSLGQVMQGDLDEIIDALQSDAQATMLAEMGA, encoded by the coding sequence ATGATCGCATCTGATAAAATTGAACAGCTGATTGACCGTTTCCAGTTTCTGGAGGCGAAAATGTCCAGTGGTGCCGCCGGCAATGATATCGCCAAATTGGGCAAGGAATATGCCGATCTGCGCCCCGTCGTGGAAACCGTGACCGCCTACAAGGACCTGCTCGCGCAGATCGCTGATGCCGAGGCGATGCTGGCCGATCCGGAGATGAAGGAACTGGCCGAGGCGGAATTGCCTGATTTGAAAGCGGCGCTGGAAGCGTCAGAACATGACGTGCAGCTGGCGCTTTTGCCCAAAGATGCCGCTGACGGCCGCCCTGCATTGCTGGAAATCCGGCCCGGCACGGGCGGTGATGAAGCGGGGCTTTTCGCGGCAGATTTGCTGCGGATGTATCAGCGTTATGCCGAAAAGCAGGGCTGGAAATTCGAAATCCTCGAAGAAAGCCTGAGCGAACTTGGCGGCGTGAAAGAGGTTGTCGCGCGGGTTGTCGGTGATGGTGTCTTCGCAAGGCTGAAATACGAAAGCGGCGTGCACCGCGTGCAGCGCGTGCCTGAAACCGAGAGTGGCGGGCGCATTCATACCTCTGCTGCGACGGTGGCCGTGCTGCCCGAGGCGGAAGACGTCGATATCGAGATCAACGCGAATGATCTCCGCATTGATACAATGCGTGCCTCCGGATCGGGGGGACAGCACGTCAATACCACGGACAGTGCGGTGCGGATCCTGCATATTCCCACCGGCATCATTGTTGTCAGTTCCGAGAAATCCCAGCACCGCAACCGCGAGATTGCGATGCAGGTGCTGAAAACGCGGCTGTTTGATATGGAGCGCCAGCGCGTGGACAGCCAACGCTCTGCGGATCGGAAAAGCCAGGTCGGCTCGGGCGACCGCTCGGAGCGGATCAGAACCTACAACTTCCCGCAAGGGCGCCTGACGGATCACCGGATCAACCTCACGCTCTATTCCTTGGGGCAGGTGATGCAGGGCGATCTGGATGAAATCATCGATGCCCTGCAATCTGACGCACAAGCCACGATGTTGGCCGAGATGGGCGCGTGA
- a CDS encoding DUF1499 domain-containing protein codes for MRILYLIILIVAGLMAYVRFAPTDIARWHQVPEVTAPGDTEGPGSFLAVRRINAPAADVLALAEQRALATPRTRLLAGSVAEGMMTFQTRSLLWGFPDHTTVAVQDDLLVIYGRLRFGQSDMGVNKARVESWLETLAPLTEPL; via the coding sequence ATGCGCATTCTTTATCTGATCATTCTCATTGTTGCCGGTCTTATGGCCTATGTGCGGTTTGCGCCGACGGACATAGCGCGCTGGCATCAAGTGCCCGAAGTGACTGCGCCGGGCGATACGGAGGGGCCGGGGTCGTTCCTTGCCGTGCGCCGCATCAATGCCCCCGCTGCCGACGTGCTGGCGCTGGCTGAACAGCGGGCCTTGGCGACACCACGGACACGGTTGCTGGCGGGCAGTGTAGCAGAGGGTATGATGACTTTTCAGACACGGTCGCTTTTGTGGGGGTTTCCAGATCATACAACTGTTGCCGTGCAGGACGATCTGCTTGTGATTTATGGCAGGTTGCGGTTCGGCCAGTCCGATATGGGTGTGAACAAGGCCCGCGTTGAAAGCTGGCTTGAAACGCTTGCCCCCTTGACCGAGCCGCTTTGA
- the speB gene encoding agmatinase, which yields MPNQPISGNDLARFSGPQTFMRLPDVSSAQGLDVGFIGIPMDIGTSWRSGTRMGPKQLREQSAMIRPYNIQTGAAPFDALQCADIGDVAINTFSLSESIRIITDTYTSHLKHDFIPMTLGGDHTLTLPVLRAVAAKHGPVALIHVDAHADVNDEMFGERETHGTVFRRAYEEGLITANKVFQIGLRGTGYTADDFTEAAGWGFNQYLAPALWHKSLTPLAAEIKAAIGDQPCYITYDIDSLDPAYAPGTGTPEIGGLTTPQAMELIRGLRGLNIVGCDLVEVSPPYDPSGNTALTGANLMFEMLSILPGVPYR from the coding sequence ATGCCAAACCAACCGATATCAGGGAATGATCTGGCGCGGTTTTCAGGGCCGCAGACCTTTATGCGTTTGCCGGATGTGAGCAGCGCGCAAGGGCTTGATGTGGGATTTATCGGCATTCCGATGGATATCGGCACCTCTTGGCGATCAGGGACGCGGATGGGGCCCAAGCAATTGCGCGAACAATCGGCGATGATCCGCCCCTATAACATCCAGACGGGTGCGGCCCCCTTTGATGCGCTGCAATGTGCCGACATCGGGGATGTGGCGATCAATACGTTTTCGCTATCGGAAAGTATCCGCATTATTACAGATACTTATACTTCACACCTCAAGCATGATTTCATTCCGATGACGCTGGGCGGTGATCACACGCTGACCTTGCCTGTGCTGCGCGCGGTGGCGGCAAAACACGGGCCGGTCGCGCTGATCCATGTCGATGCCCATGCCGATGTGAACGACGAGATGTTCGGCGAACGCGAGACCCACGGTACAGTGTTTCGTCGTGCCTATGAGGAGGGGCTGATTACCGCCAACAAGGTGTTCCAGATCGGGCTGCGGGGTACGGGTTATACCGCAGATGATTTTACCGAAGCCGCGGGCTGGGGGTTCAACCAATATCTTGCGCCCGCGTTGTGGCATAAGTCGCTGACGCCCCTCGCGGCCGAGATCAAGGCCGCGATCGGCGATCAGCCCTGTTATATCACCTATGACATCGACAGTCTGGACCCCGCCTATGCGCCGGGCACAGGCACGCCCGAGATTGGCGGGCTGACCACACCGCAGGCGATGGAGCTGATCCGTGGTTTGCGGGGCTTGAATATCGTGGGCTGCGATCTGGTCGAGGTGTCGCCGCCCTATGATCCGTCGGGCAATACTGCGCTGACAGGGGCGAATTTGATGTTTGAAATGCTGTCGATCTTGCCGGGTGTGCCGTACCGCTAG
- a CDS encoding outer membrane protein assembly factor BamE, giving the protein MSAMTVKLRKTIKAAGLVSVFAIAAGCSPMDRYHGFIPPAEELAAVNVGSTTKDEVIGLFGPPVSDRALQNNTIYYASSQFEVFGPFAPEEVDRQVLAIDFDAGDRVRNISRYTLEDGRVVVLDRRVTEDGINDITFLSQLLGSFGRIDAGQFLGDEP; this is encoded by the coding sequence ATGAGTGCGATGACAGTAAAGCTGCGCAAAACAATCAAGGCCGCAGGATTAGTGTCTGTGTTTGCCATTGCGGCTGGTTGTAGCCCGATGGACCGCTATCACGGCTTTATCCCCCCCGCAGAAGAGCTTGCGGCGGTGAATGTCGGCAGCACAACCAAGGACGAGGTGATCGGACTTTTCGGCCCGCCTGTGTCTGACCGCGCCTTGCAGAACAACACGATCTACTATGCGTCCAGCCAGTTCGAAGTCTTCGGACCCTTCGCACCGGAAGAAGTGGACAGGCAGGTTCTGGCGATTGATTTTGACGCGGGCGACCGCGTGCGCAATATCTCGCGCTACACGCTCGAAGACGGCCGCGTGGTCGTGCTTGACCGTCGGGTGACCGAGGACGGTATCAACGACATTACTTTCCTCAGTCAGCTGTTGGGATCGTTCGGCCGCATTGATGCCGGGCAATTCCTGGGTGACGAGCCGTAA
- a CDS encoding ABC-F family ATP-binding cassette domain-containing protein — MARAPLLQLSEIALTFGGDPVFEDLSLVVQPGDRVALVGRNGSGKSTLMKVMAGLVLPDSGARTAAPGVRVGYMEQDPTMAGFATLGDYAASGLDIDEAYKVDMVAEGLKFDPAGDVNTASGGERRRAALAKLMAEAPELMLLDEPTNHLDIEAIAWLENELKSTRAGFVLISHDRAFLRALTRATLWIDRGQVRRAEEGFENFEAWRDKIWEEEDQQRHKLNRKIKAEARWAVEGISARRKRNQGRVRALQELRAQRAAQITRQGTAAMAFDGGSTSGKKVVEAFGLSKAFDGKNIVRNFDLTVQRGDRIAFVGPNGVGKTTLIKMLLGQVAPDEGSIKLGTNLDIAVFDQTRAALNEDMTLWENLANDPELGVSGKSDQIMVRGTPKHVVGYLKEFLFNEAQARAPVRSLSGGEKARLLLARLMARESNLLILDEPTNDLDIETLDLLQDILGDYEGTVLLVSHDRDFLDRVATTTIAMEGNGEAVVYAGGWTDYRAQRGGDFTEAKQASKPLAKKEKEAPKKEVSGLSFTEKHRLEELPSVIDKLTAEITKLEELLADPELFTKQPVKFQKATDALVARQNALQDAEEEWLMLEDKAG, encoded by the coding sequence ATGGCTAGAGCACCCTTACTCCAACTCTCTGAAATCGCGCTGACCTTCGGCGGCGATCCTGTATTCGAAGACCTGTCCTTGGTCGTCCAACCCGGTGACCGTGTGGCGCTGGTGGGGCGCAACGGATCGGGCAAATCCACCTTGATGAAGGTGATGGCGGGGCTGGTCCTGCCCGACAGTGGCGCGCGCACCGCCGCCCCCGGTGTGCGGGTGGGCTATATGGAGCAGGACCCGACAATGGCGGGTTTTGCCACCTTGGGGGATTATGCCGCCAGCGGGCTGGATATTGATGAGGCCTATAAGGTTGATATGGTGGCCGAGGGGCTGAAATTCGATCCCGCAGGTGATGTGAATACCGCCTCGGGCGGTGAGCGCCGGCGCGCCGCCTTGGCCAAGCTGATGGCCGAAGCGCCCGAATTGATGCTGCTGGACGAGCCGACGAACCACCTTGATATCGAAGCGATTGCCTGGCTTGAGAATGAACTCAAATCCACCCGTGCGGGATTCGTACTGATTAGCCACGACCGAGCATTTTTGCGTGCGCTGACGCGTGCGACGCTGTGGATTGACCGCGGGCAGGTGCGGCGTGCTGAAGAGGGTTTCGAGAACTTCGAGGCGTGGCGCGATAAAATCTGGGAAGAGGAAGACCAGCAACGCCACAAGCTGAACCGTAAAATCAAGGCCGAGGCGCGTTGGGCGGTGGAGGGCATTTCTGCACGCCGCAAGCGCAACCAAGGCCGCGTGCGTGCCTTGCAGGAATTGCGCGCCCAACGTGCCGCACAGATCACACGGCAGGGCACGGCGGCGATGGCCTTTGACGGCGGGTCGACCTCCGGCAAGAAGGTGGTTGAGGCCTTCGGTCTAAGCAAAGCCTTTGATGGCAAGAATATTGTCCGCAATTTCGATCTGACCGTGCAGCGCGGTGACCGCATTGCCTTTGTGGGGCCGAATGGTGTGGGCAAAACCACACTGATCAAGATGCTTTTGGGGCAGGTGGCACCTGATGAAGGGTCGATCAAGCTGGGCACGAACCTTGATATTGCGGTGTTTGACCAGACGCGCGCGGCGTTGAACGAAGACATGACGCTGTGGGAAAATCTGGCCAATGACCCCGAACTGGGTGTGTCCGGAAAATCCGACCAGATCATGGTGCGCGGCACGCCCAAACATGTGGTCGGCTATCTGAAGGAATTTTTGTTCAACGAAGCGCAAGCACGTGCGCCCGTGCGGTCGCTTTCGGGCGGTGAAAAAGCGCGGCTCTTGCTGGCGCGGCTGATGGCGCGGGAAAGCAATCTGCTGATCCTTGACGAACCGACCAACGATCTGGATATCGAAACGCTGGATCTGTTGCAGGATATATTGGGCGATTACGAGGGCACGGTGCTTCTCGTCAGTCACGACCGTGACTTTCTCGACCGTGTCGCGACCACGACGATTGCCATGGAAGGAAATGGCGAGGCGGTCGTCTATGCTGGCGGTTGGACAGACTATCGCGCCCAACGCGGCGGTGATTTTACCGAGGCCAAACAGGCCAGCAAGCCATTGGCCAAGAAGGAAAAAGAAGCACCGAAGAAAGAGGTTTCGGGTCTGTCTTTTACCGAAAAACATCGTCTTGAAGAACTGCCTTCGGTTATCGACAAACTGACCGCCGAGATCACAAAGCTTGAGGAGTTGCTGGCCGATCCTGAGCTCTTCACCAAGCAGCCTGTGAAGTTCCAAAAAGCCACTGACGCGTTGGTCGCGCGGCAAAACGCGCTGCAGGATGCCGAGGAAGAATGGTTGATGCTGGAAGACAAAGCGGGCTAG
- the speB gene encoding agmatinase encodes MTLDKAKEAVDGAFTAVDRRGLAYENAFGGATSFLRRMYTKDLTGFDLAVTGVPFDQAVTHRPGTRFGPRAIREASSLQPYDPPYGWDGFDPLSEFAIADYGDMAFDYANVAGVPDLVEAHTAGILGQGCGAVTLGGDHFITLPILRAYAAKYGPMSVVQFDAHSDLWPDDDMARIDHGTMMYKAVKLGLVDVTRSIQIGIRTECADYLGMPYIAARRCHEKGSGWVAEQIKARVGDHPTYVSFDIDALDPAFAPGTGTPVWGGLASWQAAAILRDIAGIDMVGGDVVEVSPPYDTTGATAIAGAHIAMELCCLSLWNKRKK; translated from the coding sequence GTGACACTTGATAAAGCGAAAGAGGCGGTCGACGGGGCATTTACGGCGGTAGATCGGCGTGGGTTGGCCTATGAAAACGCTTTTGGCGGGGCCACGTCGTTCTTGCGCCGGATGTACACCAAGGATCTGACGGGCTTTGATCTGGCCGTCACAGGTGTGCCATTCGATCAGGCCGTCACCCACCGCCCGGGCACCCGTTTCGGGCCCCGCGCGATCCGCGAGGCGTCAAGCCTGCAACCTTATGATCCGCCTTACGGCTGGGACGGGTTTGATCCATTGAGCGAGTTCGCCATCGCCGATTATGGCGATATGGCCTTTGATTATGCCAATGTGGCCGGTGTGCCCGATCTGGTAGAGGCCCATACAGCGGGAATATTGGGGCAGGGCTGCGGAGCGGTGACCTTGGGCGGTGATCACTTTATCACCCTGCCGATCCTGCGCGCCTATGCCGCAAAATACGGGCCGATGTCGGTGGTGCAGTTTGACGCCCATTCCGATCTTTGGCCGGATGACGATATGGCCCGCATTGATCACGGCACGATGATGTATAAGGCGGTGAAACTGGGCCTTGTTGATGTGACGCGCTCGATCCAGATCGGCATTCGGACGGAATGCGCAGACTATTTGGGGATGCCCTATATTGCCGCCCGCAGGTGCCACGAAAAGGGCAGCGGTTGGGTGGCCGAACAGATCAAAGCACGCGTGGGCGATCATCCGACCTATGTGAGCTTTGATATTGACGCACTTGATCCCGCTTTTGCGCCGGGCACCGGCACGCCTGTCTGGGGTGGTCTGGCGTCTTGGCAGGCCGCCGCGATCCTGCGGGATATCGCGGGGATCGACATGGTGGGGGGGGATGTGGTCGAAGTTTCGCCGCCCTATGATACCACGGGCGCCACCGCGATTGCGGGGGCACATATCGCAATGGAGCTTTGCTGTCTTTCACTCTGGAACAAAAGGAAAAAGTGA
- a CDS encoding M20 aminoacylase family protein gives MPVINRIADFAEDMTAWRRHLHQHPELGFDCHETAAFVVEKLRAFGVDEIHEGIATSGVVAIINGKAAGPTIGLRADMDALPMQEETGLEYASKVAGRMHACGHDGHTTMLLGAARYLAETRNFAGRVALIFQPAEENGGGGEVMVREGILERFDIAEVYALHSGPGDAVGAFYTTPGPIMAAVDSFHIHITGIGGHGAYPYETADPVVAAVGMVNAIQTIVSRNHVPFEDLVVSVTQIHTGSADNIVPEKAYINGTVRTMAKSVQDMVEKRLTEIVAGHAAAYGVQAEVIYERGYPATINDPEKTAFAAAVAREISPDVDDARQYDMGAEDFSYFLEKRPGAYVYVGNGDSAGLHHPKYDFADGAAPVGASYFARLVERALPAA, from the coding sequence ATGCCAGTGATTAACCGTATCGCCGATTTTGCGGAGGATATGACCGCATGGCGCAGGCATCTGCACCAGCATCCCGAGTTGGGGTTTGACTGCCATGAAACGGCGGCTTTCGTGGTCGAGAAACTGCGCGCATTTGGTGTCGATGAGATCCATGAAGGGATTGCGACATCCGGCGTCGTGGCGATTATCAACGGCAAGGCCGCGGGACCGACCATTGGTCTGCGCGCCGACATGGATGCGCTCCCGATGCAAGAGGAAACGGGGTTGGAGTATGCCTCAAAGGTGGCGGGCCGGATGCATGCCTGCGGCCATGACGGGCATACGACGATGCTGCTGGGGGCGGCGCGTTATCTGGCGGAAACGCGCAATTTTGCGGGGCGCGTGGCGTTGATTTTCCAGCCTGCCGAAGAGAATGGCGGCGGCGGTGAGGTGATGGTCAGGGAAGGTATTCTCGAGCGGTTTGATATCGCCGAGGTCTATGCCCTGCACAGTGGACCGGGCGATGCGGTGGGGGCCTTCTATACCACCCCGGGGCCGATTATGGCCGCTGTCGATAGCTTTCATATTCATATCACAGGGATCGGCGGGCACGGGGCCTACCCTTACGAAACCGCTGATCCGGTGGTTGCGGCTGTGGGGATGGTCAATGCGATCCAGACGATTGTGAGCCGCAACCATGTGCCGTTCGAGGATCTGGTCGTCTCGGTCACGCAAATTCATACGGGATCAGCCGATAACATCGTCCCCGAGAAAGCCTATATCAACGGCACAGTCCGCACGATGGCAAAATCGGTGCAGGACATGGTGGAAAAGCGGCTGACCGAGATCGTCGCGGGCCATGCGGCAGCTTACGGTGTGCAGGCCGAGGTAATTTACGAACGCGGCTATCCGGCCACGATCAATGACCCTGAAAAGACTGCCTTTGCCGCCGCTGTCGCGCGGGAAATCTCGCCGGATGTGGACGATGCCCGCCAGTATGACATGGGGGCAGAGGATTTTTCCTATTTTCTCGAAAAGCGCCCCGGTGCCTATGTGTATGTCGGTAACGGCGACAGTGCGGGGTTGCATCACCCCAAGTATGATTTTGCCGATGGGGCGGCCCCTGTGGGGGCGTCCTATTTCGCGCGGTTGGTCGAGCGGGCTTTGCCAGCGGCCTAA
- the prmC gene encoding peptide chain release factor N(5)-glutamine methyltransferase, protein MNDARTGSQVLAAAVQHLTKAGVPDAARDARKLFAYASGADAGRLTLILPEPVSAEVMTRFDHLIARRSRFEPVSHLIGSRAFYGRDFEVTKDVLDPRPETETLIDVALRDPFARVLDLGTGSGCILITLLAENPGAVGVGADVSPKALAVALRNAQRNHVDDRATFVQSDWMAGIRRPFDLIVANPPYIAADEMAGLSRDVREWEPRLALTDEADGLSAYRTIIAQAQHVLEPEGRLIFEIGSTQGKAVAELMRQGGLAHVFVIPDLDGRDRVVTGKTRRS, encoded by the coding sequence GTGAATGACGCCAGAACCGGCAGTCAGGTTCTGGCAGCGGCTGTTCAGCACCTGACCAAAGCCGGTGTGCCTGATGCCGCGCGGGATGCGCGCAAGCTCTTTGCTTATGCCTCTGGCGCGGATGCAGGGCGGCTGACGCTGATCTTGCCAGAGCCTGTGTCGGCAGAGGTCATGACACGGTTTGATCACCTGATCGCGCGCCGGTCGCGGTTCGAGCCTGTGTCGCATCTGATCGGGTCACGTGCGTTTTATGGGCGCGATTTCGAGGTGACAAAGGATGTGCTCGACCCGCGCCCTGAAACGGAAACGCTGATTGATGTGGCGTTGCGCGATCCCTTCGCGCGTGTGCTGGATCTCGGGACGGGGTCTGGTTGTATTCTGATCACGCTGCTGGCGGAAAACCCGGGCGCGGTCGGTGTGGGGGCCGATGTGTCGCCCAAGGCGCTTGCCGTGGCCTTGCGCAACGCGCAGCGCAACCACGTGGATGACAGAGCAACCTTTGTGCAAAGCGACTGGATGGCGGGTATCAGGCGGCCCTTTGATCTGATCGTGGCGAACCCGCCCTATATTGCCGCCGATGAAATGGCGGGCCTGTCGCGTGATGTGCGCGAATGGGAACCGCGTTTGGCACTCACCGATGAAGCAGATGGTTTGTCCGCCTACCGCACCATCATTGCGCAGGCGCAGCATGTGCTGGAACCGGAGGGCCGGTTGATCTTTGAGATCGGATCGACGCAAGGCAAAGCTGTGGCTGAACTGATGCGGCAGGGGGGGCTGGCGCATGTTTTTGTGATTCCCGACCTTGATGGCCGTGACCGCGTTGTAACCGGCAAAACCCGGCGCTCCTGA
- the msrB gene encoding peptide-methionine (R)-S-oxide reductase MsrB, with protein sequence MDKVVKSDAEWRAQLSDMAYKVTRKHGTERAGTHEDFPKGPGTYMCVCCGAPLFEQAAKFESGTGWPSFYQPIDSEMVGESVDRSFFMKRTEVHCNRCDAHLGHVFPDGPQPTGLRYCINGVALEFEPEE encoded by the coding sequence ATGGATAAAGTTGTCAAATCTGATGCCGAATGGCGGGCGCAGCTCTCGGATATGGCCTATAAGGTTACGCGCAAGCATGGCACGGAACGGGCTGGCACGCATGAGGATTTCCCGAAAGGTCCGGGCACTTACATGTGTGTTTGCTGTGGTGCGCCGCTCTTTGAACAGGCGGCCAAATTCGAAAGCGGCACAGGCTGGCCTTCGTTCTATCAACCCATCGATTCCGAAATGGTTGGCGAGAGTGTCGACCGCAGCTTTTTCATGAAGCGCACCGAGGTGCATTGTAACCGCTGCGACGCGCATCTGGGCCATGTGTTCCCCGACGGACCGCAGCCAACCGGTCTGCGCTACTGTATCAACGGGGTCGCGCTGGAATTCGAACCGGAAGAATAG